Genomic window (Chthoniobacterales bacterium):
ATTTCGCGATAGCGGACGGGATCGAGCGCATCGAGGCTGATGTTCAGATTGCGCAGACCGGCGGCAAAGAGGGCGTCGCCGTGTTTCGGCAGGAACATCCCGTTCGTGGTGATCTGGACGTTCTCGACGCCGGGTTCGGCCACGAGACCCGCAATGAAATCCACGATGCCGGGCCGGATGAGCGGCTCGCCGCCGGTCACGCGAAACCGCCTGAAGCCGAGGCTCGTCGCGACGCGGACAATGGCCATCAACTCGGCGTCGGTGAGGATGTTTCCCTGCGGCAGCCAGTCGCGATAGGTCTCCGGCATGCAGTAAAGGCAGCGCTCGTTGCAGCGGTCGGTGACCGAAAGGCGCAGATAGTCGACGGTGCGGCCGAAGGGATCGTTCATCGTTCCTCCCCTTTCCACCGACGTTGAATTCGCGAAGCCACCATGAGTCTCTCTACGGGTTTTTGCGGCGATGTCCACTTTTCCGTCGACGCACCCGGATGAGTTCCGCGGCGATGCTCACGGCGATTTCCTCAGGAGTCTCCGCGTCGATCTCCACGCCGAGCGGCGCGTGGAGCACGTCTTTGCCGGGCAGCGGCGCGCCGGATTCGCGTTGCGTGGCGAGCACGGTGGTCACGCGGGCGCGGCTGCCGAGCAGGCCGAGATAGGTGAGGTCGGGAATGGTGGAGAGGGCGTTGAGGGCGGCAACGTCGAGGGCGAAGCCGCGCGTGACCAGGGCGGCGAACTGCGCGCCTCCCCAGGCTCGCAGGGCCTCGACGCTGGCTGCGAGGTCGGTCTGCAGCGTGCAGTTGGTGGGAAATTCTCGTGGTTCGAGCCAATCGACACGTTCGTCCTGCACGGCAACGGCGAAGTCGAGAGAATCGGCGAGTCGGGCGAGCGAGCGGCCAATGTGGCCCGCGCCGACGATGAGCAGCCGCGGAGGCGGCTCGACGATCTCGGTGAAGGCATCGGCCGAGGCCGCGTCGGACAAGGGCGCGCGGGCGTCGAGCCGCAGCGAAAGGGACACGCATTCTCCCGCGTTGTGCGAAGCGACGATTTCCTCGGCGAACGCAAGATGCGGATCGGGAAGAAGCCGCACGATCCACACGCTCATCGTGCCGCCGCAGATGCCGTCGCGGATGGCGCCGGGCCTGCCGCGGAGGTCGGCTTCGAAGGTGCGGGGCAGGCCGTCCGCAAGCGTTGCGCGAGCGAGGTCGAGCACCTGCGCCTCCGTGGCGCCACCCCCGATCGTGCCGTGGAACTCTCCGTTCGCGGCGAGGAACTGCCGGGCGCCGGCGACGCGCGGCGTCGAGCCGCGGGCGGCCACGACGGTGGCCAGGGCGACGGGGCCGTGGCGGAGGGCGTCGGCGAGTTCCGAAAAGAAGTTTTTCAAATTTGGAGGCGTCGGAGGTCGGGAGGAATCGCGGTTCTCGGTTGTGTGCGAAGGATCGCGCGACGATAAACGGGCATCCTCGATTACGCATGAAAGTTTTGTTTTTCTCAGTGGCTCGCGAAGCCAGCGGTTGCGCGGAAGCGGAGATTCCGCTGCCGGAGCCCGCGTCGATCGAAGGCGTGTGGGAACGATTGATCGAGAGGCATCCGGCGTTGGTCGAGTTGCGCGACGCGGCGCGATTGAGCTGCAACGACGTTTATGCCGATGCCTCGACGCGGTTTCTGGACGAGGACGTGGTGGCAGTGATTCCGCCGGTGTCGGGAGGCTAATATGGAAATTTCGGTCGAACTTTGCACGGATCGCATCGAGGACCGCTGGGTCGCTCCGCCGGCCGGCGACGGATCCGGCGCGGTGGTGGAGTTTCGCGGCGTTGTTCGGGGCGCGGAGAACGGGCGACCCATTTCCGCGCTCCGCTACGAGGCCTACGAGACGATGGCCGTGAGCGAAATGAAACGTCTGCTCGCGGAGGAGGGTCGGAACTGCGTTCGCGCGGTGGCCTGGCATCGGCATGGATGGATCCCGGTCGGCGACACGGCGATTCTCGTCTGGATCGAGGGGCGTCATCGGGGCGAAGCCTTCGCTTTGCTGACCGCATTCATGGATCGACTCAAGGTCGATGTTCCCATCTGGAAAGTGGAGGCGGCGCCGTGATGATCGAGGTCGAAGACGTCTGGGATCTCATCGACGGACATTGCGCGGCAATGCCGCCTGAGCGGGTGAGATTAGTCGACGCGCTCGGGTGCACCCTGGCCGCGGATGCGGTGGCGGATGCGGACGCGCCACCGTTCGATCGTTCGACGGTCGACGGCTACGCGATTCGGCGGGCCGACGCAGCGGAGGAATTCTTGCTCGTGGGAACGATCGCCGCGGGCGATGCGGACGGAAGGATGCCCGGAGCCGGCGAGGCGGTGCGAATTTTCACCGGGGCTGCGCTGCCGGGGCCCGGGCTGCAAGTGATCATGCAGGAGGATGCCACGAGCGACGCCGGACGGGTGCGGTTCACGCGCCGCGGCGCGGAGGGGAATTTTCGTCCGCGCGGGGAGGACGTGCGTGCGGGCGAGACGTTGCTCCGTCGCGGGGTGACGCTCGGGCCGGTGGAGCTGGCGATGCTCGCTTCGATCGGCGAGGCGATGCCGCTCGTGGTGCGCCGGACGCGGATCCTCCACTTCACCAGTGGGAACGAGATTGTTGCGGTCGAGGAGGTGCCGGGACCGGGGATGATCCGCAACTCGAACGCGACGCTCATCCGGGCGCTTGCCGCCGGCTTTCCGACGGCCGACTTTGTGCATGTCCATTTGCCGGACGACGCGGCGCGGGCCTGGGAGCTCATCGAGGCGACGGAGCCCGGAGCGTTCGACGTTATTCTGTTTTCCGGCGGTGCGAGCGTCGGCGATCACGACCACACGCGCGGCCATCTGGAGCGTCTCGGCTTCGAAATTCTCTGCTCGCAGGTGAATGTCCGGCCGGGGAAGCCGCTGATTCTGGCGACGGGGGCCGGCCGGACTGCGTTTGGCCTGCCGGGAAATCCCGTGTCGCATTTTGTCTGCTTTCACCTCTTCGTGGCGCGCGCCCTCGCGAGACTGGCGGGGCGGGAGCCGCGCCCGCTCGACGAGGCGACGCTGGCCGCGGAGATTCCCGGCCGGGCGAATCCCCGGGTGACCTACTGGCCGGCGCAGGGGCTTGCGCCGGTGCCTTGGAACAGCTCGGGGCATCTGGCGTCGCTGGTGGGCGTTGATGCGCTCGTTCGCGTGCCCGCTGAGGCCGGGCTTCCCAAGGCTGGCGAGAGCGTCCAGATTCTGCGTCTTTCCGATTCATGAAAAAGGCCTCGCCGAAATTTTCCCATCTCGATGAAACCGGCGCCGCGAGCATGGTGGACGTGGGCGGGAAGCCGGTGCAGCACCGCGTAGCCTCGGCCGAGGCGCGCCTCGTTTGCCTGCCGGCGACGATCCGCGCCCTCGAGTCGCAGACCCTCAAGAAAGGCGATGCGCTGGCGGTGGCGCGAATTGCCGGCATCCAGGCGGCGAAACAGACCGCGCAGTTGATCCCGCTTTGCCATCCGCTCCCGTTGAATCGCGTGGCGGTGGATTTCCGGCTCGGCCGCAACTTCGTGCACCTCGTGTGCGAGGTCTCGACGGACTCGAAAACCGGCGTGGAGATGGAGGCGCTCACCGGCGTGTCCGTTGCCGCGCTCACGCTCTACGACATGATGAAAGCCGTCGACAAGGGCATGGCGATCGAGGGCACGCGTGTCGTCAGCAAGGTGAAGCAATGAAGGTCGGGCGCGTGACGGCGAGCGACCGGGCGGCGGCCGGAATTTATGAAGATTTGAGCGGGCCGGCGATCGAGCAGGCGCTCGCCGCGATCCTGCCGGGAGTCCACACCTTCGTTGCCCGGCTGGTCGCCGACGATACGGACATTCTCGCCGCGACCCTGGCGGAGCTCGCCGACGTGGAGCGCTGCGAATTGATCATCACGACCGGCGGCACCGGCCCGACGCCGCGAGACGTCACGCCGGAGGCTACGCGTCGCGTGCTCGAGAAGGAATTGCCGGGCTTTGGCGAGATCATGCGGATGAAGTCGTTTGCGATCGCGCCGACGGCCATTCTCTCGCGGGCGACGGCAGGCATCCGCGGGACGTCGCTGATCGTGAATCTGCCCGGCAGTCCAAAGGCCGTGCGCGAGTGCCTTGAGATTCTCGCGCCGGCGATTCTCGAAGGCACGCGCCACTTGCGCGGCGAGTCCTAGCGGCCGCGCGCGACGCGATAGATCAGCAGCACGACGATCGAGCCGAGGATCGCAATGCCGAGGCTGCGCAGGTCGAAGGCATCCACGCGCCCGAAGCCGAGCGCCGTGCCGATCCATCCGCCGACGGCCGCACCGACGACTCCGAGGAGGATCGTGACGAAACAGCCGCCGGGGTCCTTGCCCGGCATGAGGAATTTCGCGAGTGCGCCGGCCAGCAGGCCGAACAGAATCCAGGAGATGATGCCCATGATGATGGAAATTCGCGCGCCGCGGGATCGGTGGACTTGCCGGGATCAAAAAATTCCGGCGCTCTTCCCGGATTCGAGAAGAGCGCCGGACTTCGGGTTTTCGGGACTGGTTGCCGTCCTAGGCGCGAGCCCAGAGCGAAGTCGGCGAGACGCGGCGCGCCTGCTGCCGGAGCGTGAGATCGATCTCGTGATGAACCTTTGCGGCCCGGCGGTGCCACAGACGGTTCGCGGGCCGACGGGAAAGCCGGTCGAGCAGACGGGCGATCTTGCGGAGGCGGTTCATGCGCGACGCGATCGCGCGGGTTTCTCCTCCGAGACTGGCGGCTGCGCAGCGACCGAAGGCGTCGGCTATTTCAGCGAGGGTGGATTGACGCGACATGGTTGGACTTAGATGCGGCGGTTGAAGCCTCCGGCGATAAACGAGAGGATGAACAGCACGAGAAAGACGAGGAAGAGAACCTTCGCGATGCCTGCCGCGGTGCCGGCGATGCCGCCAAAACCCAGAAGGGCGGCGAGGAGTGCGATGATGAGAAATGTGATGGCCCAGCTTAACATGATTTTCCTTTCGGTTGGTTACCGATCTTGAAGAGCGTGGGCCGTGCCAGTTCATTGGCGCCTGTTTGTAAAAAGTTGGTTTTACGTTGCTTGTGAAATTCTAAAAATTTGAGAGGCCTGTTTCCGAGGCGGGGCGGATCTGGCGAAGCGCATGAGTTTCCGGAGAGTCTCGTGCATTGTGCACGGCTAGTCGGGGCGGGAATTTTCGGTGTGGGAGAAAACCTTGAAGAGGGTGTTTGAAGCGGCGACGGAATAGCTCTGCGCGTGAATTTCGGCGGCGCGGGAGAAATGTTCGTGGGCGACGCTGGCATTCTGCTCCAACTCGTAGATGGCCCCGAGGAGCAGGAGGCTCTGGAGATCATTGCCCTCGGCGGTGACGACGTGGAGCGCGGCCTTGGCGTCGGCGAGACGAAGCTGGCAGAGGCAGTGCTTTGCGTAGGCGCGGCGAAGGCCAGGAGGGATGTCGCCCAGGCCGGTGTATCCGGTCTGGGAGAAGCGGACGTTGCGGCTGAGGGCGTGGTTGACGGCGTAGCGAAGCTCGGTGGGTTTCACCGGCTTCGTAAGAAAGTCGGTGATGCCGCAGCCGATCGCGGCGACGGCGGTGGCGTGGTCGGCGAAGGCGCTTGCGAGCACGAGGGGGCCGCGGTAGCCGTTGGCCCGCAGGGCCCGGGCGGTCTGGAGGCCGTCCATGCCGGGCATTCGGAGGTCGAGAAGAATGCAGTCCGGCGCGATCTCGGCCGCGCGTTCGAGAGCCTCGTTGCCGTCGGCTGCAAGCTCGACGTCGAAGCCCGCGGAGCGGAGCGCGACCGAGAAACCAAGGCGGATGTTTTGTTCGTCGTCGACGACAAGGATGGGGTTGGTGGCGAGGGATGGCATCAGGTGGTGGGGAGTTCGCAATAGAAGCGGGTGGAAGTGTGCGGGATGCTTTGAACGCCGATGCGGCCGTCGTGGGCCTGCACGATCTCGCGGGCGATCGAGAGGCCGAGGCCGACGCCGTCCACGTGGTGATTCGGCGTGCGAAAAAATTTGTCGAAGATGCTGGCGTGGTATTGCTCGGGAATCCCAGGGCCGGAATCGATGACGGAGAATCGCACGAAGCCGGGGGTGACCTTGTCGGCAGTGAGGTGGACGGTGGAATTCGCGGGGGCGAATTTGAGGGCGTTCGACGTGAAATTGCCGAGGGTGTGGAGGATGCGGTCGCCATCGGCGAGCACGGGAGGCAGGGCTTCGTCGGCCTCGATGGCGAGGGCGACGTGACGGCCGTCGGCCTGCGTCTGGAAGGCGGCACGGGTGCGCTCGAGCAGATCGCGGGGCGGGGTGGGCTTGAGATCCAGCTGGGTGCGGCCGGCCTCCATCCGCGAGAGGTCGAGAAGCCCGTTGAGCGTGGCGAGCAGGCGCTCGCAATCGTCGCAGGCGGCCTGGACCATCTCGAGCTGCATCGGTGTGAGATCTCCGCCGCTTTTCTCGAGGAGCAGGTGAAGAATCATGCGGATGCCGGTGAGCGGCGTCTTGATCTCGTGGCTGATGGTGGAGATGAGGTTCGTCTTCATCTCGTCGAGCCAGCGGAAGCGGCTGACGTCGATGAGAATGACGGCGGCGCCGGCGAAATCTCCCTCCGGCGTGAAGATGCGCAGGATGCGGGGCAGGTAGTGGACCTCGCGTTCGCCGATACGAAAGAGGAGGGATTCGCGGGGGCCCTCCGGCAGGTAGTTCTCGCGGGTGCGGCGAACCTCGTCGAGGTGCTGCTGGATGGGCGCGGGAAGCTGGTCGACCTCGCCGATGCTCTCGAGGAAGTCGTCGGCGGCTTCGTTGGTGACCCAGATGGCGAAGTTGGCGTCGAGAAGCAGGACGGGGTAGGGGAATGCCGCGATGGTCTCGCGCAGGGAGCGGTTCAGCCGCAGAATGGTCTCGTCGGTGTCGCGACGACGGGTGCGCAGCTCGCCCGCCATGGCATTGAACGCGCTGGCGAGCCGGCTGAGTTCGTCGTTGGATCTGACGGGGAGGTTGTGCTCGAACTGGCCGGCGCGAACGGCCTCGATGGAGCGGGTGAGGTCTTCGATCGGCGAGATGATCGAGCGGCCCATTCTGTAGAACGTGTAGACGAAGACGGCGGCGGCTACGAGCATGGCGCCGACGAGGAACTGCACGGTGTCCCGCGCGGCGACGCGGGCATGCTCCTGGGCGCGGAGCATCGCGGCTTCGTTCGAGGCGAGGATGTCTTCCGTCGTCGCAGTGAGCGCGAGGTTCTTCTCGAGCATCTGGGAGCGGAGGGCGTTGTAGCGCTCCTGGGCGTCGGGAGGCAGGAAGATCACCTGGCGCATGTGGTCGATGTAGTCGCCAACCTGGTCGGCGAGCTTGCGGGCGTTTGCCTTGTCCACCGGCGTGCGGGCGAGCATGACAAGGGCAGCGATGGTGCTTTCGAGCGGCGGGAGGTAGCGATCTTCGAGCGGAGCGGCCCCGACGGCGACGACCTTCGCGACATCGGGTTTGAAATAGGCGGCGTTCAGGCGAAGGACGGAAAGGCGAATGTTGTGAGCCTCGCGGATGCTTTCGTAGTTGTCCTTGAGAATGGAATTGATGTCCGTCTCGAGACGGGAGGTGAGCCAGATGCTGTAGCCGCCGACCGCGAGCAGGAGCACGAAGATGGAGACCAGTCCGACGAGCAGGCGCCATCTAAGCATGGTCGTCGCGCTCCCATTTCTTGCGTTTGCGATAGAGCGTGGCGGGATCGATTTTCAGGATGCGGGCAGCGGCTTCCTGGCTGCCGGCGACCGCCAGCACGCGCTCGATGTGTTCCCGCTCGAGGCGTTCGAGGGAAACGAGGTCGCCGACCTGTGTGGCGGTGTCCGACTCGCCATTCGCGCCGCTCCCGGCGCGGGACTCGAACAAATCCTCGGCGGTGATCTCGGGTCCCGCGCTGAGGATGGCGGCGCGCTCGATCACGTTGCGCAGTTCGCGAAGATTGCCGGGCCAGGGGTGGCTCTGCAGGCGTGCCCGGGCGTCTCCGGTGAAGCCCTCGAAGTGCCGTCCGATCTGTTGCGCGAAAAAGGCGAGGAAATGATCGGCAAGGTGGAGCAGGTCGCCGGGGCGCTGGCGAAGCGGCGGCATCGTCACGGCGATGACGTTGAGTCGATAGTAGAGATCTTCACGGAAGGTGCCGGCGGCGACCGCTTCCGCGAGATTGCGATTCGTCGCGGCGATCACGCGCACATCGGCGGAGTGCACCTTGTTCTCGCCGAGCCGTTCGTATTCGCGATCCTGAAGCAGGCGCAGGAGCTTGGGCTGAATCTCGAGCGGAAGTTCGCCAATTTCGTCGAGGAAAAGCGTGCCTCCGCGGGCCGCCGCGACCTTGCCCCAGGTATCCTTCACGGCGCCAGTGAAGGCGCCCTTCATGTGGCCGAAGAGTTCGCTCTCGAGGAGTTCGCGCGACAGGCTCGGGCAACTCACCGTGACAAACGGTCCTTCGGCGAGGTGGCTGCGGTCGTGCACGGCGCGGGCGACAACGCTCTTACCCGTGCCGCTCTCGCCGAGCACGAGGACCGATGCGGCCGATCGCGCTGCGCGGAAAAGGATGTCGTAGACCTGCCCGACGCGCGGATCTTCCGAGGTGAACTCCGCATCCGGCGAGGTGCCGGCCACGCGGTCCTGGAGGTTCACGATGCGGCGCTCGAGATCGACGGATTTTTTCACGCGCTCGATCGCGTGGCGGAGGTGCGCTGGCGTGAAGGGTTTCGCGAGATAGTCGAACGCGCCGGCCTGCATCGCGGCGACCGCGGTCTCCACGGACGCGAATGCCGTGAAGACGATCACCGGGAGAGCCGGGTTCGCGCGATGCATCTCGCGCATGACGTCGAGCCCGTTCTCGTCACCGAGGCGGAGGTCGAGAAAGACGAGGTCGTAGATTTCTTCGCGGAGTTTCAGCAGCGCGACACGGCCGCAGTCCGCCGTCTCGACCTCGTGACCTTCTGCGCGAATCCCGAGAGATGTCGCGTGCCGGATGCTCCGCTCGTCGTCGACGATC
Coding sequences:
- a CDS encoding molybdenum cofactor biosynthesis protein MoaE, coding for MEISVELCTDRIEDRWVAPPAGDGSGAVVEFRGVVRGAENGRPISALRYEAYETMAVSEMKRLLAEEGRNCVRAVAWHRHGWIPVGDTAILVWIEGRHRGEAFALLTAFMDRLKVDVPIWKVEAAP
- a CDS encoding MoaD/ThiS family protein, producing the protein MKVLFFSVAREASGCAEAEIPLPEPASIEGVWERLIERHPALVELRDAARLSCNDVYADASTRFLDEDVVAVIPPVSGG
- a CDS encoding molybdopterin molybdotransferase MoeA — translated: MIEVEDVWDLIDGHCAAMPPERVRLVDALGCTLAADAVADADAPPFDRSTVDGYAIRRADAAEEFLLVGTIAAGDADGRMPGAGEAVRIFTGAALPGPGLQVIMQEDATSDAGRVRFTRRGAEGNFRPRGEDVRAGETLLRRGVTLGPVELAMLASIGEAMPLVVRRTRILHFTSGNEIVAVEEVPGPGMIRNSNATLIRALAAGFPTADFVHVHLPDDAARAWELIEATEPGAFDVILFSGGASVGDHDHTRGHLERLGFEILCSQVNVRPGKPLILATGAGRTAFGLPGNPVSHFVCFHLFVARALARLAGREPRPLDEATLAAEIPGRANPRVTYWPAQGLAPVPWNSSGHLASLVGVDALVRVPAEAGLPKAGESVQILRLSDS
- a CDS encoding XdhC family protein; amino-acid sequence: MKNFFSELADALRHGPVALATVVAARGSTPRVAGARQFLAANGEFHGTIGGGATEAQVLDLARATLADGLPRTFEADLRGRPGAIRDGICGGTMSVWIVRLLPDPHLAFAEEIVASHNAGECVSLSLRLDARAPLSDAASADAFTEIVEPPPRLLIVGAGHIGRSLARLADSLDFAVAVQDERVDWLEPREFPTNCTLQTDLAASVEALRAWGGAQFAALVTRGFALDVAALNALSTIPDLTYLGLLGSRARVTTVLATQRESGAPLPGKDVLHAPLGVEIDAETPEEIAVSIAAELIRVRRRKSGHRRKNP
- a CDS encoding DUF1328 family protein; this encodes MLSWAITFLIIALLAALLGFGGIAGTAAGIAKVLFLVFLVLFILSFIAGGFNRRI
- a CDS encoding sigma-54 dependent transcriptional regulator, which translates into the protein MPGSGLRILIVDDERSIRHATSLGIRAEGHEVETADCGRVALLKLREEIYDLVFLDLRLGDENGLDVMREMHRANPALPVIVFTAFASVETAVAAMQAGAFDYLAKPFTPAHLRHAIERVKKSVDLERRIVNLQDRVAGTSPDAEFTSEDPRVGQVYDILFRAARSAASVLVLGESGTGKSVVARAVHDRSHLAEGPFVTVSCPSLSRELLESELFGHMKGAFTGAVKDTWGKVAAARGGTLFLDEIGELPLEIQPKLLRLLQDREYERLGENKVHSADVRVIAATNRNLAEAVAAGTFREDLYYRLNVIAVTMPPLRQRPGDLLHLADHFLAFFAQQIGRHFEGFTGDARARLQSHPWPGNLRELRNVIERAAILSAGPEITAEDLFESRAGSGANGESDTATQVGDLVSLERLEREHIERVLAVAGSQEAAARILKIDPATLYRKRKKWERDDHA
- a CDS encoding GlsB/YeaQ/YmgE family stress response membrane protein, producing the protein MGIISWILFGLLAGALAKFLMPGKDPGGCFVTILLGVVGAAVGGWIGTALGFGRVDAFDLRSLGIAILGSIVVLLIYRVARGR
- the moaC gene encoding cyclic pyranopterin monophosphate synthase MoaC, which produces MKKASPKFSHLDETGAASMVDVGGKPVQHRVASAEARLVCLPATIRALESQTLKKGDALAVARIAGIQAAKQTAQLIPLCHPLPLNRVAVDFRLGRNFVHLVCEVSTDSKTGVEMEALTGVSVAALTLYDMMKAVDKGMAIEGTRVVSKVKQ
- a CDS encoding ATP-binding protein — encoded protein: MLRWRLLVGLVSIFVLLLAVGGYSIWLTSRLETDINSILKDNYESIREAHNIRLSVLRLNAAYFKPDVAKVVAVGAAPLEDRYLPPLESTIAALVMLARTPVDKANARKLADQVGDYIDHMRQVIFLPPDAQERYNALRSQMLEKNLALTATTEDILASNEAAMLRAQEHARVAARDTVQFLVGAMLVAAAVFVYTFYRMGRSIISPIEDLTRSIEAVRAGQFEHNLPVRSNDELSRLASAFNAMAGELRTRRRDTDETILRLNRSLRETIAAFPYPVLLLDANFAIWVTNEAADDFLESIGEVDQLPAPIQQHLDEVRRTRENYLPEGPRESLLFRIGEREVHYLPRILRIFTPEGDFAGAAVILIDVSRFRWLDEMKTNLISTISHEIKTPLTGIRMILHLLLEKSGGDLTPMQLEMVQAACDDCERLLATLNGLLDLSRMEAGRTQLDLKPTPPRDLLERTRAAFQTQADGRHVALAIEADEALPPVLADGDRILHTLGNFTSNALKFAPANSTVHLTADKVTPGFVRFSVIDSGPGIPEQYHASIFDKFFRTPNHHVDGVGLGLSIAREIVQAHDGRIGVQSIPHTSTRFYCELPTT
- the mog gene encoding molybdopterin adenylyltransferase; this translates as MKVGRVTASDRAAAGIYEDLSGPAIEQALAAILPGVHTFVARLVADDTDILAATLAELADVERCELIITTGGTGPTPRDVTPEATRRVLEKELPGFGEIMRMKSFAIAPTAILSRATAGIRGTSLIVNLPGSPKAVRECLEILAPAILEGTRHLRGES
- a CDS encoding response regulator; the encoded protein is MPSLATNPILVVDDEQNIRLGFSVALRSAGFDVELAADGNEALERAAEIAPDCILLDLRMPGMDGLQTARALRANGYRGPLVLASAFADHATAVAAIGCGITDFLTKPVKPTELRYAVNHALSRNVRFSQTGYTGLGDIPPGLRRAYAKHCLCQLRLADAKAALHVVTAEGNDLQSLLLLGAIYELEQNASVAHEHFSRAAEIHAQSYSVAASNTLFKVFSHTENSRPD